From one Lycium ferocissimum isolate CSIRO_LF1 chromosome 7, AGI_CSIRO_Lferr_CH_V1, whole genome shotgun sequence genomic stretch:
- the LOC132062004 gene encoding DNA polymerase epsilon subunit C, with protein MRKKLDTRFPAARIKKIMQADEDVGKIAMAVPVLVSKALELFLQDLCDRTYDITLRRGAKTVNSLHLKHCVQSYNVFDFLREVVSKVPDYGHSDAAGEMPKRRKVATEEHHDSEDEYKRSRTEMCHASSSGRGRGRGRGRGRGRVSRADRELARPDMQLESCTSVPQSGQQNPNPVTQTENCVEPKESPKQDSTTRKF; from the exons ATGAGGAAAAAACTTGATACTCGCTTCCCTGCG GCCCGGATCAAGAAAATTATGCAAGCTGATGAGGATGTTGGTAAGATTGCAATGGCAGTGCCTGTTCTAGTGT CAAAAGCCTTGGAGTTATTTTTACAAGACCTTTGTGACCGGACATATGACATAACTCTTAGAAGAGGAGCAAAGACTGTTAATTCACTGCACTT AAAGCACTGTGTACAAAGCTACAACGTGTTTGACTTTCTTCGGGAAGTTGTCAGCAAGGTTCCTGATTATGGCCATTCTGATGCTGCCGGTgaaatgccaaaaagaag GAAAGTTGCAACAGAAGAGCATCATGACAGTGAGGATGAATACAAAAGAAGCAGGACG GAGATGTGTCATGCTAGCAGTAGTGGTAGGGGAAGAGGTAGGGGTAGAGGAAGAGGTCGTGGTCGGGTAAGCCGTGCTGATAGGGAGCTCGCACGCCCTGATATGCAACTCGAATCCTGCACATCTGTTCCGCAGAGTGGTCAGCAAAATCCAAATCCTGTGACTCAGACAGAGAACTGCGTGGAACCAAAGGAATCACCTAAACAGGATTCCACTACAAGGAAATTCTAA
- the LOC132063680 gene encoding uncharacterized protein LOC132063680 codes for MASRSSIRLISYSEEIINGEPIYISSNCCPIKAHKYEPAGLAFHSAALRLIGHVEKEDPKDSKENVPNDKEQTFTYSSESYSSKGKKKSSTGEKVQDHYALLGLSHLRYLASEDQIRKSYRDAALKHHPDKLASLLLAERTEAAKQAEKEEIENHFKAIQEGYEVLIDPVRRRIYDSTDEFDDEIPTDCAPQDFFKVFGPAFLRNGRWSVTQLIPSLGDENTPINQVDSFYNFWYSFKSWREVPHADEFDLEQAESRDHKRWMERQNAKLSEKARKEESARVRTLVDNAYRRDPRILGRKEAKKAEKQRKKKAKILAKKLQEEEAARIVKEEKRKKEEEGKKAAEAALQQKKLKEKEKKLLRKERSRLRTLAAPVLSQHMLGLTDDDVEGICMSFDIEKLRNLCDKADGKGELVIAELLREALGREHNLKYENKVEKSKSQQNGSLENKKQVPLMSSEKKEKPWSKEEIDLLRKGMVKYPKGTSRRWEVISEYIGTARTVEEILKATKTVLLQKPDSAKAFDSFLEKRKPAPTIVSPLSTRAEVEGVENSSKLEGESAKLADSQESPNQSTNSQNTEDAPGANGVSSSSDSDIWSAVQEKALVQALKTFPKETSQRWEKVSTAVPGKTINQCKKKFALLKENFRNKKSAL; via the coding sequence atggcttccAGGAGTAGCATCCGTCTGATATCATACTCAGAAGAGATTATAAATGGTGAACCTATCTATATTTCCTCGAACTGCTGTCCTATTAAAGCTCACAAATATGAGCCTGCTGGGCTTGCTTTTCACTCTGCTGCTCTTAGACTGATTGGCCATGTTGAGAAAGAAGACCCCAAAGACAGTAAAGAAAATGTTCCTAATGACAAGGAACAgacatttacatattcatcaGAATCATACAGctctaagggtaaaaagaaatCTTCTACTGGGGAAAAGGTACAAGATCATTATGCATTGTTAGGTTTGAGCCATCTAAGGTATCTTGCTTCTGAGGATCAGATAAGGAAGAGCTACCGTGATGCTGCATTGAAGCATCATCCTGACAAGCTGGCTTCTCTTCTTCTAGCCGAGAGAACTGAAGCCGCAAAACAAGCTGAGAAGGAGGAAATAGAAAACCACTTCAAAGCTATTCAGGAAGGATATGAGGTTCTTATTGACCCTGTTAGAAGAAGGATTTATGACTCCACAGATGAATTTGATGATGAAATCCCAACTGATTGTGCTCCACAAGATTTTTTCAAGGTCTTTGGACCTGCATTTTTAAGGAATGGCCGTTGGTCAGTTACCCAACTTATCCCCTCGTTAGGTGATGAGAATACTCCAATTAATCAAGTGGATAGCTTTTATAATTTCTGGTACAGCTTCAAAAGCTGGAGAGAGGTCCCACATGCTGATGAGTTTGACCTTGAACAAGCTGAATCTCGTGATCACAAGAGGTGGATGGAAAGGCAGAATGCAAAACTGTCAGAGAAGGCCAGAAAGGAAGAATCTGCTAGGGTACGTACACTTGTTGACAATGCCTATAGAAGAGACCCTAGAATCTTAGGAAGAAAAGAGGCCAAGAAAGCAGAGAAgcagagaaagaaaaaagctaAGATACTGGCGAAGAAATTACAGGAGGAAGAAGCAGCTAGGATTGTTAAAGAGGAAAAGCGTAAGAAAGAGGAGGAGGGAAAAAAAGCTGCTGAAGCTGCTTTGCAGcagaagaagttgaaggagaaagaaaagaaattattgCGAAAAGAGCGTAGTCGTTTAAGAACCCTTGCAGCTCCTGTGTTGTCCCAGCATATGCTTGGGCTAACTGATGATGATGTAGAAGGTATATGCATGTCATTTGACATTGAAAAACTGAGGAACTTATGTGATAAAGCCGATGGAAAGGGTGAGCTTGTGATAGCTGAACTTCTCAGGGAGGCGCTTGGACGTGAACACAACTTGAAATATGAGAATAAAGTTGAAAAGAGTAAGTCACAGCAAAATGGTTCTCTGGAGAATAAAAAACAAGTTCCTCTGATGAGCAGTGAGAAAAAGGAGAAACCTTGGAGcaaagaagaaattgatctttTGAGAAAGGGGATGGTGAAATATCCTAAAGGAACTTCTCGAAGATGGGAAGTTATTTCTGAATATATTGGTACTGCAAGGACAGTTGAAGAGATCCTAAAGGCTACAAAAACAGTTCTGCTCCAGAAGCCTGACTCTGCTAAAGCCTTCGACTCCTTCCTTGAGAAAAGAAAGCCAGCACCGACTATTGTCTCTCCTCTTTCCACGAGGGCAGAAGTAGAAGGGGTAGAAAACAGTAGCAAGCTTGAAGGTGAAAGTGCTAAATTAGCTGATTCTCAGGAGTCCCCTAATCAAAGCACAAACAGCCAGAACACTGAGGACGCACCTGGAGCAAACGGGGTTTCCTCGAGTTCTGATTCCGACATATGGTCCGCTGTTCAAGAAAAAGCTTTAGTTCAAGCTCTGAAAACCTTCCCCAAGGAAACCAGCCAGCGGTGGGAAAAAGTTTCGACTGCAGTCCCTGGGAAGACCATCAACCAGTGTAAAAAGAAGTTTGCATTACTCAAAGAGAACTTCAGGAACAAGAAGAGTGCCCTGTGA
- the LOC132063681 gene encoding probable serine/threonine-protein kinase PBL5 isoform X2: MIEYLIITSNRISHYYFKLFIFLVGQRNKVDQKLVEEELVKRMDEYNKSMEMLVLLKQCEVQKVKFHIEVQAGNSRKVVAVIAIKRLGATWIILDREMKKEKRYFMDKLSCGISKLKSDNSMEDVRGPLTLIKNAKVSLTRNRFSYDEMIPGDDDSSEELSSSQQNLKVVSHMRTSSKEQASSIPGKPGSDFCENLRNYSGFPSLNLNSSDLVNSSSSLGNQNSTSSSSHQKAKTTTENSPSDISNDQNQNHQNVKDKEKEEIFSDQYFYGVISKKSECSICENRRPKMRWHKDFSYKELEEATGGFSGENFLSEGGFGSVYKGVLKNELRVAVKQHKDMSLQGDKQFKSEVDVLSKARHPNLVMLLGSCSQGNQKLLVYEYVCNGSLDHFLSDIRMPLNWERRIKIALGAAKGLEYLHKHNIIHRDIRPNNILITHDYESLLGDFGLAKAGYDESQNSSGNSVVGTLGYMAPEYAASGKFSTKTDVYAFGVVLLQLITGLKTTDKYPEDKSLVEWAMPLLEQRNYPCLIDKRIMDSHDFHQLFWMVELAEKCLEKDPNKRQTMEWVVKTLSHIMEGNADYAIDFNSIESSSCVDLGNNDHNSKHEDGKGNEEDKILGTEATSSSSSKRWSPSSSNSTHEEYGRRKTPRKHKGPSPNKGKLLYKEMIID; the protein is encoded by the exons ATGATAGAATATCTCATTATTACTTCAAATAGAATATCTCATTATTACTTCAAATTGTTTATTTTTCTAGTAGGACAACGGAATAAAGTAGACCAGAAACTGGTGGAAGAAGAGCTAGTTAAGAGGATGGATGAGTATAATAAGAGCATGGAGATGCTAGTGCTGTTGAAACAATGTGAAGTTCAGAAG GTCAAGTTTCACATAGAGGTTCAAGCAGGAAATTCACGAAAGGTGGTAGCTGTGATAGCAATCAAAAGGTTGGGAGCGACTTGGATCATTCTAGATAG ggaaatgaaaaaggagaagaggTACTTTATGGACAAGTTATCATGTGGCATATCAAAATTGAAAAGTGACAACTCCATGGAAGATGTGAGAGGGCCACTAACATTAATAAAGAATGCCAAGGTCTCCCTTACCAGAAATAGGTTTTCTTATGATGAAATGATCCCAGGAGACGATGACTCGTCAGAAGAACTTTCGTCTTCTCAACAAA ACTTGAAAGTTGTTTCACATATGAGAACCTCAAGCAAAGAACAAGCAAGCAGTATTCCCGGAAAGCCAGGCTCAGATTTTTGTGAAAACTTGAGGAACTATTCGGGTTTTCCAAGCTTGAACTTGAATTCAAGTGACCtagtaaattcaagttcaagcTTGGGAAACCAGAATAGTACCTCAAGTTCTTCTCATCAGAAAGCAAAAACAACCACCGAAAACTCACCTTCCGACATCTCCAATGACCagaaccaaaatcatcaaaatgTCAAGGacaaagaaaaagaggagaTATTCAGTGATCAATACTTTTATGGTGTAATATCCAAAAAATCTGAATGTTCCATTTGCGAGAACAGAAGGCCAAAGATGAGATGGCATAAGGACTTCAGTTATAAGGAGCTTGAAGAAGCAACAGGAGGCTTTTCCGGTGAGAATTTTCTGTCAGAAGGTGGATTTGGTTCTGTTTATAAAGGGGTTTTAAAGAATGAGCTAAGAGTTGCTGTGAAGCAGCATAAAGATATGAGCCTTCAAGGGGATAAACAATTCAAGTCTGAAGTTGATGTTCTTAGCAAGGCCAGACATCCAAATTTGGTCATGTTGTTAGGGTCTTGCTCCCAAGGAAACCAAAAGTTGCTTGTCTATGAGTATGTTTGCAATGGCTCACTAGACCATTTTTTATCAG ATATAAGGATGCCTCTCAATTGGGAGAGGAGGATAAAAATAGCTTTGGGTGCTGCCAAAGGCTTAGAATATCTCCATAAACACAACATCATTCACAGAGATATCAGACCTAACAACATCCTCATCACACATGATTATGAATCACTG CTAGGAGATTTTGGACTTGCAAAAGCTGGGTATGATGAATCACAAAATTCTTCTGGTAACAGCGTGGTTGGCACTCTTGGATATATGGCACCAGAATATGCAGCTAGTGGAAAGTTCTCAACTAAAACAgatgtttatgcttttgggGTTGTTCTGCTGCAGCTTATCACTGGACTCAAGACCACAGATAAATATCCTGAAGATAAAAGTCTTGTTGAATGG GCAATGCCTCTTTTGGAACAAAGGAATTATCCATGTCTAATTGACAAAAGGATTATGGATTCCCATGATTTCCATCAGCTATTTTGGATGGTTGAATTAGCGGAAAAGTGTCTCGAAAAGGATCCTAATAAGAGGCAAACCATGGAATGG GTGGTTAAAACTTTGAGTCATATAATGGAAGGAAATGCTGATTATGCTATAGACTTCAACTCCATAGAATCAAGCTCATGTGTTGATTTAGGTAATAATGATCATAACAGTAAACATGAGGATGGCAAAGGcaatgaagaagataaaatcCTTGGAACAGAAGcaacttcttcatcttcatcaaaaaGGTGGAGTCCTTCATCATCCAATAGTACTCATGAAGAATATGGAAGAAGGAAGACTCCTCGCAAACATAAAGGACCATCTCCAAACAAAGGCAAACTACTTTATAAAGAGATGATAATTGACTAA
- the LOC132063681 gene encoding probable serine/threonine-protein kinase PBL5 isoform X1, protein MIEYLIITSNRISHYYFKLFIFLVGQRNKVDQKLVEEELVKRMDEYNKSMEMLVLLKQCEVQKVKFHIEVQAGNSRKVVAVIAIKRLGATWIILDREMKKEKRYFMDKLSCGISKLKSDNSMEDVRGPLTLIKNAKVSLTRNRFSYDEMIPGDDDSSEELSSSQQNLKVVSHMRTSSKEQASSIPGKPGSDFCENLRNYSGFPSLNLNSSDLVNSSSSLGNQNSTSSSSHQKAKTTTENSPSDISNDQNQNHQNVKDKEKEEIFSDQYFYGVISKKSECSICENRRPKMRWHKDFSYKELEEATGGFSGENFLSEGGFGSVYKGVLKNELRVAVKQHKDMSLQGDKQFKSEVDVLSKARHPNLVMLLGSCSQGNQKLLVYEYVCNGSLDHFLSADIRMPLNWERRIKIALGAAKGLEYLHKHNIIHRDIRPNNILITHDYESLLGDFGLAKAGYDESQNSSGNSVVGTLGYMAPEYAASGKFSTKTDVYAFGVVLLQLITGLKTTDKYPEDKSLVEWAMPLLEQRNYPCLIDKRIMDSHDFHQLFWMVELAEKCLEKDPNKRQTMEWVVKTLSHIMEGNADYAIDFNSIESSSCVDLGNNDHNSKHEDGKGNEEDKILGTEATSSSSSKRWSPSSSNSTHEEYGRRKTPRKHKGPSPNKGKLLYKEMIID, encoded by the exons ATGATAGAATATCTCATTATTACTTCAAATAGAATATCTCATTATTACTTCAAATTGTTTATTTTTCTAGTAGGACAACGGAATAAAGTAGACCAGAAACTGGTGGAAGAAGAGCTAGTTAAGAGGATGGATGAGTATAATAAGAGCATGGAGATGCTAGTGCTGTTGAAACAATGTGAAGTTCAGAAG GTCAAGTTTCACATAGAGGTTCAAGCAGGAAATTCACGAAAGGTGGTAGCTGTGATAGCAATCAAAAGGTTGGGAGCGACTTGGATCATTCTAGATAG ggaaatgaaaaaggagaagaggTACTTTATGGACAAGTTATCATGTGGCATATCAAAATTGAAAAGTGACAACTCCATGGAAGATGTGAGAGGGCCACTAACATTAATAAAGAATGCCAAGGTCTCCCTTACCAGAAATAGGTTTTCTTATGATGAAATGATCCCAGGAGACGATGACTCGTCAGAAGAACTTTCGTCTTCTCAACAAA ACTTGAAAGTTGTTTCACATATGAGAACCTCAAGCAAAGAACAAGCAAGCAGTATTCCCGGAAAGCCAGGCTCAGATTTTTGTGAAAACTTGAGGAACTATTCGGGTTTTCCAAGCTTGAACTTGAATTCAAGTGACCtagtaaattcaagttcaagcTTGGGAAACCAGAATAGTACCTCAAGTTCTTCTCATCAGAAAGCAAAAACAACCACCGAAAACTCACCTTCCGACATCTCCAATGACCagaaccaaaatcatcaaaatgTCAAGGacaaagaaaaagaggagaTATTCAGTGATCAATACTTTTATGGTGTAATATCCAAAAAATCTGAATGTTCCATTTGCGAGAACAGAAGGCCAAAGATGAGATGGCATAAGGACTTCAGTTATAAGGAGCTTGAAGAAGCAACAGGAGGCTTTTCCGGTGAGAATTTTCTGTCAGAAGGTGGATTTGGTTCTGTTTATAAAGGGGTTTTAAAGAATGAGCTAAGAGTTGCTGTGAAGCAGCATAAAGATATGAGCCTTCAAGGGGATAAACAATTCAAGTCTGAAGTTGATGTTCTTAGCAAGGCCAGACATCCAAATTTGGTCATGTTGTTAGGGTCTTGCTCCCAAGGAAACCAAAAGTTGCTTGTCTATGAGTATGTTTGCAATGGCTCACTAGACCATTTTTTATCAG CAGATATAAGGATGCCTCTCAATTGGGAGAGGAGGATAAAAATAGCTTTGGGTGCTGCCAAAGGCTTAGAATATCTCCATAAACACAACATCATTCACAGAGATATCAGACCTAACAACATCCTCATCACACATGATTATGAATCACTG CTAGGAGATTTTGGACTTGCAAAAGCTGGGTATGATGAATCACAAAATTCTTCTGGTAACAGCGTGGTTGGCACTCTTGGATATATGGCACCAGAATATGCAGCTAGTGGAAAGTTCTCAACTAAAACAgatgtttatgcttttgggGTTGTTCTGCTGCAGCTTATCACTGGACTCAAGACCACAGATAAATATCCTGAAGATAAAAGTCTTGTTGAATGG GCAATGCCTCTTTTGGAACAAAGGAATTATCCATGTCTAATTGACAAAAGGATTATGGATTCCCATGATTTCCATCAGCTATTTTGGATGGTTGAATTAGCGGAAAAGTGTCTCGAAAAGGATCCTAATAAGAGGCAAACCATGGAATGG GTGGTTAAAACTTTGAGTCATATAATGGAAGGAAATGCTGATTATGCTATAGACTTCAACTCCATAGAATCAAGCTCATGTGTTGATTTAGGTAATAATGATCATAACAGTAAACATGAGGATGGCAAAGGcaatgaagaagataaaatcCTTGGAACAGAAGcaacttcttcatcttcatcaaaaaGGTGGAGTCCTTCATCATCCAATAGTACTCATGAAGAATATGGAAGAAGGAAGACTCCTCGCAAACATAAAGGACCATCTCCAAACAAAGGCAAACTACTTTATAAAGAGATGATAATTGACTAA